The Polyodon spathula isolate WHYD16114869_AA chromosome 3, ASM1765450v1, whole genome shotgun sequence genome has a segment encoding these proteins:
- the ndufb9 gene encoding NADH dehydrogenase [ubiquinone] 1 beta subcomplex subunit 9 has protein sequence MRSWAFLIGYPKSCPPVSHSPIARTEGESVGESLEKMASGFLTHQQKVLRLYKKALRHLESWCIFRDKYRFYACMLRARFDENKDEKDMVKATMMLKSGEEEFWANQHPQPYIFPDSPGGTSYERYECFKVPDWCLDYWHPSEKAMYPDYFAKREQWKKLRDQSWDREVKQLQAETPADGLKTEALPPARQEGDLPPLWWQYVTRPRERPM, from the exons ATGCGTAGTTGGGCTTTTCTGATTGGCTACCCGAAGAGTTGTCCTCCAGTATCCCACAGTCCTATTGCCAGGACTGAAGGTGAATCGGTCGGCGAGTCCCTGGAAAAGATGGCATCTGGTTTTCTCACTCATCAGCAGAAAGTCCTTCGGCTTTACAAGAAAGCCCTAAGACACCTGGAGTCATGGTGCATATTCAG GGACAAGTATCGATTCTATGCATGCATGCTGAGGGCACGTTTTGACGAGAACAAGGATGAGAAGGACATGGTAAAAGCTACTATGATGCTGAAAAGTGGTGAAGAGGAATTTTGGGCTAACCAGCACCCTCAGCCCTATATCTTCCCTGATTCCCCAGGTGGAACCTCTTATGAGAGATATGAATGTTTCAAG GTTCCTGATTGGTGTCTGGACTACTGGCATCCTTCTGAGAAAGCTATGTACCCTGATTATTTTGCCAAGAGAGAGCAGTGGAAGAAGTTGCGTGACCAGAGCTGGGATAGAGAG gttAAACAGCTGCAGGCAGAGACTCCAGCTGATGGTTTGAAGACTGAGGCTCTGCCGCCAGCAAGGCAGGAAGGTGACCTGCCTCCTCTGTGGTGGCAATATGTCACTCGCCCACGTGAGCGCCCTATGTAA